The DNA segment GCGTGAGCGCGAAGAACCCGCTGAACGGCGAGCTCGTGCCGGTGTGGGTGGGCGACTACGTCATCGGGAGCTACGGCACCGGCGCGGTCATGGCCGTGCCGGCGCACGACGAGCGCGATCACGCGTTTGCTGTAAAATACAAGCTCCCGATCGTCGGCGTGATCGCCCCCGCGGACGGCCGCGCCGTCGACGTGCAGGCCGAGGCTTACACCGACGACGGCGTGACGAACGAGGCGGCGCGCGCGCGGTCGCTATGCCCGCTACCCGCGGGGACGTCGAGCGACGAAGCGCGTCGCGCGGTGACCGCGTGGCTCGCCGCTCAGGGGCGGGGTGAGGCTCGCGTGACCTATCGCCTGCGCGACTGGGTGTTCTCTCGCCAGCGCTACTGGGGTGAGCCCATCCCAATCTACTTCCCGGTGCGGTGCGACGGCGATCCTCGCGCGCCCGGGGCCGCCTACGAGATCGACTACGCGACGCCGATCCCGGTGCCCGAGAGCGAGCTGCCGCTCGTGCTCCCCGATCTCGAGGACTTCAAGCCCGGCACCGATCCCGCCGGACCGCTCGCCCGCGCGGCCGATTGGCGCTTCTTCCAGCAGGACGGCGCGTGGTTCGCACGCGAGACCAACACGATGCCGCAGTGGGCGGGCTCGTGCTGGTACTACCTGCGCTTCCTCGACCCCGCGAACACGACGGCCGCGTGGAGCCAAGAGGCCTACGACGCGTGGATGCCGGTCGACCTCTACATGGGCGGCGCCGAGCACGCCGTGCTCCACCTCCTCTACGCGCGCTTCTGGCACAAGGTGCTCTTCGACGTCGGGCTCGTCTCCCATGGCGAGCCGTTCACGCGGCTCGTACACCAGGGCCTCATCCTCGGCGAAGACAGCCAGAAGATGAGCAAATCCCGCGGGAACGTGGTGAACCCCGACGACGTGGTGAAGAGCCACGGGGCCGACTCGCTGCGCCTCTACGAGATGTTCATGGGCCCGCTCGAGGCGGTGAAGCCCTGGCAGACCAGCGGCATCGAGGGCGTGCGGCGCTTCCTCGATCGCGTGTGGAACGTGGCCACGGGGGAGCTCACCGACGATCCGTCGGCCTACGACCAGGCGACGCGTCGGGCCGTCCACAAGACCGTGAAGAAGGTCGGCGACGACATCGAGGCGCTTCGCTTCAACACGGCGATCAGCGCGATGATGATCCTCGTGAAGGCCCTCGGCGCGCTGCCGGCGGTCCCGCGCGAGGCGGCGAGGGTGCTCGTGCTGCTCGTGTCGCCGTTCGCGCCGCACCTCGGCGAGGAGCTGTGGTCTCGCCTCGGCGCGACCGAGTCGCTCGCGTACGAGCCGTGGCCCACGTTCGACGCCGCGCTCGTGCGCGACTCCGAGATCGAGATCGGCGTGCAGGTGAACGGCAAGGTGCGCTCGGTCATCACGCTCGAGGTGGACGCCACCGAGGAGACCGCGCGCGCCGTGGCGCTCGAGGACGCGAAGGTGCGCGCGTTCATCGGCGACAAGTCCGTGAAGAAGTTCATCTACGTGAAGGGCAAGATCGTGAACGTCGTCGTCGCGTGAGCGCGCCCCGGCAGACGGTGCTGGCGCTGGCGCTCGCGCTCGCGAGCTGCTTCGGGTGCGGAGCGTGCGGCTACCGCCCGCTCGCGGCGCATGGCGCGGGCGATCAGCGCCTCTTCGTGGTCGCCGGGGCTCGTACGGTCCCGGCGGCGCGCGCCCACGACGCCCTCGTCGTGGCGACCGCGGGGCGGCTCGCGGAGGCCGGCGAGCTCGCGGGCGGCGCGGGGTACCCAAGGCTCGAGGT comes from the Myxococcales bacterium genome and includes:
- a CDS encoding leucine--tRNA ligase is translated as MIDPSEDRYDPSAIEPKWQRFWEERGTFVAKRRPGREKAYVLDMFPYPSGAGLHVGHPEGYTATDIVCRHKRMRGVDVLHPMGWDAFGLPAEQHAIRTGTHPRATTAGNIENFRRQLKALGFSYDWSREVDTTDPGYVRWTQWIFLQLYKRGLAFQQSDMPVNWCPALGTVLANDEIVDGKSEVGGFPVERLKIRQWSLRITEYADRLAADLAALDWPETKQKQLHWIGRSEGAIVDFAIDGEPGANHTVKVFTTRVDTLAGATYVVLAPEHPLTTALASPAQRDEVLAYVAAAAAKSDIDRSDATREKTGVALGVSAKNPLNGELVPVWVGDYVIGSYGTGAVMAVPAHDERDHAFAVKYKLPIVGVIAPADGRAVDVQAEAYTDDGVTNEAARARSLCPLPAGTSSDEARRAVTAWLAAQGRGEARVTYRLRDWVFSRQRYWGEPIPIYFPVRCDGDPRAPGAAYEIDYATPIPVPESELPLVLPDLEDFKPGTDPAGPLARAADWRFFQQDGAWFARETNTMPQWAGSCWYYLRFLDPANTTAAWSQEAYDAWMPVDLYMGGAEHAVLHLLYARFWHKVLFDVGLVSHGEPFTRLVHQGLILGEDSQKMSKSRGNVVNPDDVVKSHGADSLRLYEMFMGPLEAVKPWQTSGIEGVRRFLDRVWNVATGELTDDPSAYDQATRRAVHKTVKKVGDDIEALRFNTAISAMMILVKALGALPAVPREAARVLVLLVSPFAPHLGEELWSRLGATESLAYEPWPTFDAALVRDSEIEIGVQVNGKVRSVITLEVDATEETARAVALEDAKVRAFIGDKSVKKFIYVKGKIVNVVVA